A genomic region of Neisseria cinerea contains the following coding sequences:
- a CDS encoding PepSY domain-containing protein, with protein sequence MKKLLLAAVISLSAAAAFAGDHAERQIYGDPNFEQNRVKAVKMLEQRGYQVHDVDADDHWGKPVLEVEAYKNGREYDIVLSYPDLKIIKEQVDY encoded by the coding sequence ATGAAAAAATTGTTATTGGCCGCTGTTATTTCCCTGAGTGCCGCTGCTGCATTTGCCGGTGACCATGCAGAGCGTCAGATTTACGGTGATCCCAATTTTGAACAGAACCGCGTAAAAGCTGTGAAAATGTTGGAACAGCGCGGTTATCAAGTTCACGATGTCGATGCCGACGACCATTGGGGTAAGCCTGTGCTGGAAGTAGAGGCCTATAAAAACGGCCGTGAATACGACATCGTGTTGTCTTATCCTGACTTGAAAATTATCAAAGAGCAGGTTGATTACTGA
- the aspS gene encoding aspartate--tRNA ligase, translating to MRTNYCGLISEQYLDQTVTVKGWVHRRRDHGGVIFIDLRDREGIVQVVIDPDTPEAFAAADSARNEYVLSITGRVRNRPEGTTNDKMISGKIEILAKEIEVLNAAATPPFQIDDENISENVRLTNRVIDLRRPAMQRNLRLRYQVAMGVRRYLDAQGFIDIETPMLTRSTPEGARDYLVPSRVHPGEFFALPQSPQLFKQLLMVAGFDRYYQITKCFRDEDLRADRQPEFTQIDLETSFLNEDEIMDITEGMAKQVFKDALNVDLGDFPRMPYSEAMFYYGSDKPDMRINLKFTELTDLMKTEEFKVFRGAADMKGGRVVALSVPNGAKFSRKEIDEYTKFVGIYGAKGLAYIKVNDVSNLSDGEDSGLQSPIVKFLSENALKEIIARTGAQNGDIIFFGADKAKVVNEAIGALRIKVGLEHGKDNGYFVDEWKPLWVVDFPMFEYDEEADRYVAVHHPFTAPKEGHEDLMVSDPANCLARAYDMVLNGWEIGGGSIRIHRADVQEKVFAALKISPEEQQEKFGFLLDNLKFGAPPHGGLAFGLDRLVTLMTGAESIRDVIAFPKTQRAQCLLTNAPNSVDDKQLRELSLRLRQKATETKEV from the coding sequence ATGCGTACCAACTATTGCGGTCTGATTAGCGAGCAATACTTAGACCAAACCGTTACCGTCAAAGGCTGGGTACACCGCCGACGCGACCACGGCGGTGTGATTTTTATCGACCTGCGCGACCGCGAAGGCATCGTCCAAGTCGTGATTGACCCCGACACTCCGGAAGCGTTTGCTGCTGCCGATTCCGCCCGCAACGAATACGTTTTGAGCATTACCGGCCGCGTACGCAACCGTCCCGAAGGTACAACCAACGACAAAATGATTTCCGGCAAAATCGAAATTCTCGCCAAAGAAATCGAAGTATTAAACGCCGCTGCTACGCCTCCGTTCCAAATCGACGATGAAAACATCAGCGAAAACGTTCGCCTGACCAATCGCGTTATCGACTTGCGCCGTCCTGCCATGCAACGCAACCTGCGCCTGCGTTACCAAGTCGCTATGGGCGTTCGCCGTTACTTGGACGCGCAAGGCTTTATCGACATTGAAACGCCGATGCTGACCCGCTCCACACCTGAAGGCGCGCGCGACTACCTCGTGCCGAGCCGCGTTCATCCGGGTGAATTCTTCGCTCTGCCGCAATCTCCGCAATTATTCAAACAACTGTTGATGGTGGCGGGTTTCGACCGTTACTACCAAATCACCAAATGTTTCCGTGATGAAGACTTGCGTGCCGACCGTCAACCTGAATTCACTCAAATCGACTTGGAAACCTCGTTCTTGAACGAGGATGAAATCATGGACATCACTGAAGGCATGGCCAAACAAGTCTTCAAAGATGCTTTGAACGTAGATTTGGGCGATTTCCCACGCATGCCTTACTCTGAAGCCATGTTCTACTACGGCTCTGACAAACCGGATATGCGCATCAACTTGAAATTTACTGAGTTGACCGACCTGATGAAAACGGAAGAATTTAAAGTTTTCCGTGGCGCAGCCGACATGAAAGGCGGCCGCGTAGTCGCTCTGAGCGTGCCTAACGGTGCGAAATTCAGCCGCAAAGAAATCGACGAATACACTAAATTTGTTGGCATCTACGGTGCGAAAGGTTTAGCGTACATCAAAGTGAACGATGTGAGCAACCTCTCCGATGGCGAAGACAGCGGCCTGCAATCTCCAATCGTGAAATTCCTGTCTGAAAACGCCCTGAAAGAAATCATTGCGCGTACCGGCGCGCAAAACGGCGACATCATCTTCTTCGGCGCAGACAAAGCCAAAGTCGTGAACGAAGCCATCGGCGCGCTGCGTATCAAAGTAGGCTTGGAACACGGCAAAGATAATGGCTACTTCGTAGACGAATGGAAACCTTTGTGGGTTGTCGACTTCCCAATGTTCGAATACGACGAAGAAGCCGATCGCTACGTTGCCGTACACCATCCGTTTACCGCGCCTAAAGAAGGTCATGAAGACCTGATGGTTTCCGATCCTGCAAACTGCTTGGCCCGTGCCTACGACATGGTGTTGAACGGCTGGGAAATCGGCGGCGGTTCCATCCGTATCCACCGTGCCGACGTACAGGAAAAAGTGTTCGCCGCACTGAAAATCAGCCCTGAAGAGCAACAAGAGAAATTCGGCTTCCTCTTGGACAACCTGAAATTCGGTGCGCCTCCTCACGGCGGCCTTGCATTCGGTCTCGATCGTCTGGTTACCCTGATGACCGGTGCCGAATCTATCCGCGACGTGATTGCCTTCCCGAAAACACAACGTGCACAATGTCTACTGACCAATGCACCTAACAGTGTGGATGACAAGCAGCTGCGCGAATTGAGCCTGCGTTTGCGCCAGAAGGCAACCGAAACTAAAGAAGTGTAA
- a CDS encoding DUF502 domain-containing protein has product MTEPAAEGGKTAKALKKYLITGILVWLPIAVTVWVISYIVSASDQLVNLLPRQWRPQYVLGFNIPGLGVIVAIAVLFVTGLFAANVLGRQILAAWDSLLGRIPVVKSIYSSVKKVSESLLSDSSRSFKTPVLVPFPQPGIWTIAFVSGQVSNALKGALPQDDDYLSVYVPTTPNPTGGYYIMVKKSDVRELDMSVDEALKYVISLGMVMPDDLPVKTLAEPMPSEKADLPEQQ; this is encoded by the coding sequence ATGACGGAACCTGCAGCCGAAGGCGGTAAAACTGCCAAGGCGTTAAAAAAATATCTGATTACAGGCATTTTGGTCTGGCTGCCGATTGCGGTAACGGTTTGGGTTATTTCCTATATCGTTTCCGCATCCGACCAACTCGTCAACCTGCTTCCGAGACAATGGCGTCCGCAATACGTTTTGGGGTTCAACATCCCCGGGCTCGGCGTTATTGTCGCCATTGCAGTATTATTTGTAACCGGATTATTTGCCGCAAACGTATTGGGCCGGCAGATTCTTGCCGCGTGGGACAGCTTGTTGGGTAGGATTCCGGTTGTGAAATCCATCTACTCGAGTGTTAAAAAAGTATCCGAGTCCCTGCTTTCCGACAGCAGCCGTTCGTTTAAAACACCGGTACTCGTGCCGTTTCCCCAGCCCGGTATTTGGACGATTGCTTTCGTGTCAGGGCAGGTGTCGAACGCACTTAAGGGTGCATTGCCACAGGATGACGATTATCTTTCCGTGTATGTTCCGACCACGCCAAATCCGACCGGCGGTTACTATATTATGGTTAAGAAAAGCGATGTGCGCGAACTCGATATGAGCGTGGACGAAGCATTGAAATATGTTATTTCTTTAGGTATGGTCATGCCTGATGACCTGCCCGTTAAAACATTGGCAGAACCTATGCCGTCTGAAAAGGCGGATTTGCCCGAACAACAATAA
- a CDS encoding phospholipase A — translation MGMEMNKQNVRYIFLIGLLPVASAFAETAVQCHNLKDDALRLACYDRIFAVRLPDMPGKSGQHEAKSVLNLTETVRSSLDKKEAVIVVDEDVPSGDQAGATEATYTPLSLMYDLDRNDTRGLLSVREHNPMYLMPFWYNSSPNYSPSSPTRGITEQERFGQQKRAETKLQISFKSKIAEDLFKSRADLWFGYTQKSDWQIFNQGRKSAPFRNTDYKPEIFLTQPVKADLPWGGRLRMLGAGFVHQSNGQSRPESRSWNRIYAVAGMEWGKLTVVPRVWMRVFDQGGDQNDNPDIADYMGYGDVKVQYRLNDRKNVYSVLRYNPKTGYGAVEAAYTFPITGKLKGVVRGFHGYGESLIDYNRKQSGIGFGLMFNDWDGI, via the coding sequence ATGGGGATGGAGATGAATAAACAGAATGTGCGTTATATTTTTTTGATAGGTTTGCTACCGGTTGCGTCTGCCTTCGCCGAGACTGCGGTGCAATGTCATAATTTGAAAGACGATGCTTTACGCTTGGCGTGTTATGACAGAATATTTGCGGTACGGTTGCCGGATATGCCGGGAAAATCCGGGCAGCATGAGGCAAAATCTGTACTTAATCTTACCGAAACCGTACGAAGCAGCTTAGATAAGAAAGAGGCTGTCATCGTGGTTGACGAAGATGTGCCGTCTGGCGATCAAGCAGGAGCTACGGAAGCTACATATACGCCGTTGAGCCTGATGTATGATTTAGATAGAAACGATACGCGAGGGCTTCTGAGTGTACGCGAGCATAATCCAATGTACCTTATGCCGTTCTGGTATAACAGTTCGCCCAACTATTCTCCGAGTTCACCAACGCGCGGCATAACCGAACAAGAGAGATTCGGGCAGCAAAAGCGTGCGGAAACAAAACTTCAGATTTCGTTTAAAAGCAAAATCGCTGAGGATTTGTTCAAGAGCCGTGCGGATTTGTGGTTCGGTTATACGCAGAAATCAGACTGGCAGATTTTCAATCAGGGCAGGAAATCCGCACCGTTCCGAAATACGGATTATAAGCCTGAAATCTTCCTGACCCAGCCCGTGAAGGCTGACTTGCCTTGGGGCGGTAGGCTGCGTATGCTCGGTGCTGGTTTTGTTCACCAGTCCAACGGGCAAAGCCGTCCGGAGTCGCGTTCGTGGAATAGGATTTATGCTGTGGCGGGGATGGAATGGGGAAAGTTGACCGTGGTGCCGCGTGTGTGGATGCGCGTATTTGATCAAGGAGGCGATCAAAACGACAACCCGGATATTGCCGACTATATGGGTTATGGCGATGTGAAAGTTCAGTACCGTTTGAATGACAGGAAGAATGTGTATTCAGTGCTGCGTTACAACCCTAAAACGGGTTATGGCGCAGTAGAGGCTGCCTATACTTTTCCCATTACAGGCAAGCTTAAGGGTGTAGTGCGCGGCTTTCACGGTTATGGAGAGAGCCTTATCGACTATAACCGCAAACAGAGCGGTATCGGTTTCGGTTTGATGTTTAATGATTGGGACGGTATCTGA
- the rpsT gene encoding 30S ribosomal protein S20: protein MANSAQARKRARQSVKQRAHNASLRTAFRTAVKKVLKAVEAGDKAAAQAVYKESVKIIDRIADKGVFHKNKAARHKSRLSAKVKALA from the coding sequence ATGGCAAACAGCGCACAAGCACGCAAACGTGCCCGCCAGTCCGTCAAACAACGCGCACACAATGCTAGCCTGCGTACCGCATTCCGTACTGCAGTGAAAAAAGTATTGAAAGCAGTCGAAGCAGGCGATAAGGCAGCTGCACAAGCGGTTTACAAAGAGTCTGTTAAAATTATCGACCGTATCGCCGATAAAGGCGTATTCCATAAAAACAAAGCGGCACGTCACAAAAGCCGTTTGTCTGCAAAAGTAAAAGCCCTGGCTTGA
- a CDS encoding extracellular solute-binding protein gives MKKSVLAVLAALSLAACGGGEKKAEQPQAGSAPAANAEAAATDTLNIYNWSNYVDESTVEDFKKANNLKLTYDLYENNETLEAKMLTGKSGYDLVVPGIAFLPRQIEAGAYQKINKDLIPNYKNIDPELLKMLETADPGNQYAVPYFSGVNTIAITAKGKELLGGKLPENGWDLLFKPEYTNKLKSCGIALWDTPSEMFPILLNYLGKDPKGSNPEDLKAAAEVLKSIRPDVKRFSPSIIDELARGDICLAAGNGGDLNLAKARSEEVKNNVGIEVLTPKGMGFWIESWLIPADAKNIVNAHKYINYTLDPEVAAKNGIAVTFAPASKPAREKMPAELVNTRSIFPNEQDMKDGFVMPQMSADAKKLSVNLWQKIKVGSN, from the coding sequence ATGAAAAAATCTGTATTAGCCGTATTGGCCGCATTGTCTTTGGCCGCATGCGGCGGTGGCGAGAAAAAAGCCGAGCAACCTCAAGCAGGCAGCGCGCCTGCTGCCAATGCCGAGGCAGCCGCCACCGATACTTTGAATATCTACAACTGGTCAAACTACGTTGACGAAAGTACAGTCGAAGACTTCAAAAAAGCCAACAATTTGAAGCTGACTTACGATTTGTATGAAAACAACGAAACGCTGGAAGCCAAAATGCTGACCGGTAAATCCGGCTATGACTTGGTTGTGCCAGGTATTGCCTTCCTGCCGCGCCAAATTGAGGCAGGTGCATACCAAAAAATCAACAAGGATCTGATTCCGAACTACAAAAACATCGACCCTGAATTGCTGAAAATGTTGGAAACTGCCGACCCGGGCAATCAGTATGCCGTTCCATACTTCTCAGGCGTGAATACGATTGCGATTACGGCGAAGGGTAAAGAGCTTTTGGGTGGCAAGCTGCCTGAAAATGGTTGGGATTTGCTGTTCAAACCCGAATATACCAACAAGCTGAAATCTTGCGGCATCGCTTTGTGGGATACCCCGAGCGAAATGTTCCCAATCTTGTTGAACTACTTGGGTAAAGATCCTAAAGGCTCGAATCCTGAAGATTTGAAAGCAGCGGCGGAAGTGTTAAAGTCTATCCGTCCTGACGTGAAACGTTTCAGCCCTTCCATCATTGACGAATTGGCGCGCGGCGACATCTGCTTGGCGGCAGGTAACGGCGGCGACTTGAACTTGGCCAAAGCGCGTTCCGAAGAAGTGAAAAACAACGTTGGTATTGAAGTGTTGACGCCGAAAGGCATGGGCTTCTGGATTGAATCTTGGCTGATTCCGGCCGATGCGAAAAACATCGTCAATGCCCACAAATACATCAACTACACACTTGATCCCGAAGTGGCTGCGAAAAACGGTATTGCCGTAACCTTCGCGCCGGCCAGCAAACCTGCACGCGAAAAAATGCCCGCCGAGCTGGTGAACACACGTTCTATTTTCCCGAACGAGCAAGACATGAAAGACGGTTTCGTGATGCCTCAAATGAGCGCAGATGCAAAAAAACTGTCTGTCAACTTGTGGCAAAAAATCAAAGTCGGTTCCAATTAA
- a CDS encoding lactoferrin/transferrin family TonB-dependent receptor: MKQQHLFRLNILCLSLMTALPAYADVLPSGQVMEKQLDTVQVNAKKQKTRRDNEVTGLGKLVKSSETLSKEQVLNIRDLTRYDPGIAVVEQGRGASSGYSIRGMDKNRVSLTVDGVSQIQSYTAQAALGGTRTAGSSGAINEIEYENVKAVEISKGSNSSEYGNGALAGSVAFQTKTAADIIGEGKQWGIQSKTAYSGKDHALTQSLALAGRSGGAEALLIYTKRRGQEIHAHKDASKGVQSFNRLVPVEDTHPYANFIVEEECPNGYAACKDNAKKDALAKDEHKTVSTQDYTGPSRFLADPLEYGSQSWLFRPGWHLDNRHYVGAVLERTQQTFNTRDMTVPAYFTEADLNDSVRRNGTPSGFGKYSGNNKAERLFVQGESGTLQGIGYGTGVFYDERHTKNRYGVEYVYHNADKDTWTDYARLSYDRQGIDLDNHLQQTHCSHDGSDKNCRPDGNKPYSFYKSDRMIYEESRNLFQAVFKKAFDTAKIRHNLSINLGYDRFKSQLSHSDYYLQNAVQAYGSKTPEGAQSPNGSQGKPYWVSIGKTTVNTSPICRFGNNTYTDCTPRNIGGNGYYAAVQDNVRLGRWVDVGAGIRYDYRSTHSEDKSVSTGTHRNLSWNAGVVLKPFTWMDLTYRASTGFRLPSFAEMYGWRAGESLKTLDLKPEKSFNREAGIVFKGDFGNLEASYFNNAYRDLIAFGYETRTQNGQTSASGDPGYRNAQNARIAGINILGKIDWHGVWGGLPDGLYSTLAYNRIKVKDADIRADRTFVTSYLFDAVQPSRYVLGLGYDHPDGIWGINTMFTYSKAKSVDELLGSQALLNGNANAKKAASRRTRPWHVTDVSGYYNIKKHLTLRAGVYNLFNYRYTTWESVRQTADGAVNRHNNVGRYNRYAAPGRNYTLTLEMKF; this comes from the coding sequence ATGAAACAGCAACATTTGTTCCGATTAAATATTTTATGCCTGTCGCTGATGACTGCGCTGCCTGCTTATGCGGATGTTTTACCGTCCGGACAAGTGATGGAAAAGCAGCTCGATACCGTGCAGGTCAATGCGAAAAAACAGAAAACCCGCCGTGATAACGAAGTAACCGGGCTGGGCAAGCTGGTCAAATCTTCCGAGACGCTAAGTAAAGAACAGGTTTTGAATATCCGAGACCTGACCCGTTACGATCCGGGTATTGCCGTGGTCGAACAGGGTCGGGGCGCAAGTTCCGGCTATTCAATACGCGGCATGGATAAAAACCGCGTTTCCTTAACGGTAGACGGCGTTTCGCAAATACAGTCCTACACCGCGCAGGCGGCATTGGGTGGGACGAGGACGGCGGGCAGCAGCGGCGCAATCAATGAAATTGAGTATGAAAACGTCAAGGCCGTTGAAATCAGCAAGGGTTCGAATTCATCAGAATACGGAAACGGCGCATTGGCAGGTTCGGTCGCATTTCAAACCAAAACCGCAGCCGACATTATCGGAGAGGGAAAACAGTGGGGCATTCAGAGTAAAACTGCCTATTCTGGAAAAGACCATGCCCTGACACAGTCCCTTGCGCTTGCAGGACGCAGCGGCGGCGCGGAAGCCCTCCTTATTTATACCAAACGGCGGGGGCAGGAAATTCATGCGCATAAAGATGCTAGCAAGGGTGTGCAGAGCTTCAATCGGCTGGTGCCGGTCGAGGATACCCATCCGTACGCAAATTTCATTGTCGAAGAAGAATGCCCCAATGGATATGCGGCCTGTAAAGACAATGCGAAAAAAGATGCTTTGGCCAAAGATGAGCACAAAACTGTCAGCACGCAGGATTATACCGGCCCCAGCCGCTTCCTTGCGGACCCGCTTGAGTATGGCAGCCAATCATGGCTGTTCCGACCGGGTTGGCATTTGGACAACCGCCATTATGTCGGAGCCGTTCTTGAACGTACGCAGCAGACCTTTAATACACGGGATATGACTGTTCCTGCCTATTTTACCGAGGCCGATCTGAATGACAGCGTCCGGAGAAACGGTACGCCGAGCGGCTTTGGCAAATATTCGGGCAATAATAAGGCCGAAAGGCTGTTTGTTCAGGGAGAGAGCGGTACATTGCAGGGTATCGGTTACGGTACCGGCGTGTTTTATGATGAACGCCATACTAAAAATCGCTACGGGGTCGAATATGTTTACCATAATGCTGACAAGGATACTTGGACCGATTACGCCCGACTTTCTTATGACCGGCAAGGTATAGATTTGGACAACCATTTGCAGCAGACGCATTGCTCTCACGACGGTTCGGATAAAAATTGCCGTCCCGACGGCAATAAACCGTATTCCTTCTATAAATCCGACCGGATGATTTATGAAGAAAGCCGAAACCTGTTCCAAGCAGTATTTAAAAAGGCATTTGATACGGCCAAAATCCGTCACAATTTGAGTATCAATCTAGGGTACGACCGCTTTAAGTCGCAATTGTCCCACAGCGATTATTATCTGCAAAACGCAGTTCAGGCATATGGATCGAAAACTCCGGAAGGGGCGCAGTCGCCCAACGGAAGCCAAGGCAAACCGTATTGGGTGTCTATCGGCAAGACCACGGTCAATACATCGCCGATATGCCGTTTCGGCAATAACACCTATACAGACTGCACACCGAGGAATATTGGCGGCAACGGTTATTATGCAGCCGTTCAAGACAATGTTCGTTTGGGCAGGTGGGTGGATGTCGGAGCAGGCATACGTTACGATTACCGCAGTACGCATTCGGAAGATAAGAGTGTCTCTACCGGCACTCACCGCAACCTTTCTTGGAACGCAGGCGTAGTCCTCAAACCTTTCACCTGGATGGATTTGACTTATCGCGCTTCTACGGGCTTCCGTCTGCCGTCGTTTGCCGAAATGTACGGCTGGAGAGCCGGGGAGTCTTTGAAAACGTTGGATCTGAAACCGGAAAAATCCTTTAATAGAGAGGCAGGTATTGTATTTAAAGGGGACTTCGGCAATTTGGAAGCCAGCTATTTCAACAATGCCTATCGCGACCTGATTGCATTCGGTTATGAAACCCGAACTCAAAACGGACAAACTTCGGCTTCTGGCGACCCCGGATACCGAAATGCTCAAAATGCACGGATAGCCGGTATCAATATTTTGGGTAAAATTGATTGGCACGGCGTATGGGGCGGGTTGCCAGACGGGTTGTATTCCACGCTTGCCTATAACCGTATCAAGGTCAAAGATGCCGATATACGCGCCGACAGGACGTTTGTAACTTCATATCTCTTTGATGCCGTCCAACCTTCACGATATGTATTGGGTTTGGGTTACGACCATCCTGACGGAATATGGGGCATCAATACGATGTTTACTTATTCCAAGGCAAAATCTGTTGACGAACTGCTCGGCAGCCAGGCGCTGTTGAACGGTAATGCCAATGCTAAAAAAGCAGCATCACGGCGGACGCGGCCTTGGCATGTTACGGATGTTTCCGGATATTACAATATCAAGAAACACCTGACCCTGCGCGCAGGCGTGTATAACCTCTTCAACTACCGGTATACCACTTGGGAGTCTGTAAGGCAGACTGCCGACGGGGCGGTTAATAGGCACAATAATGTCGGCAGATATAACCGCTACGCCGCACCGGGACGAAATTACACCCTGACTTTGGAGATGAAGTTTTAA
- a CDS encoding transferrin-binding protein-like solute binding protein: protein MKKLLIAQAAGILPVLLLSACAGGGSFDLDSVETKQRNPQSEAPKYQDEQTEKPVKPGEAQAAENERSAYGFAAKIPRRNIHFNVKQGHQPLSDADWVKLAAGEPDKFPQKDDIFAMDKGTLNESITTGDGKSRVEGYTKFKYVRSGYIYRNGANKIDPKNNIALFGPDGYLFYKGSNPSQALPTGKAIYKGTWDYVTDAKEKQKFPQLGSPPAGDRYGALSAEEADVLRNESEAPKGQTDFGLTSEFEVDFAAKTMTGALYRNNRITHNETENKTKQIKRYDIQANLHGNRFKGKALAADKDTGNGHPFVSDSDSLEGGFYGPQGDELGGKFLANDKKVLAVFSAKQKDGAEKPLAETFMDVYRIGADFVKKQIDSFGNVAKLLIDGVELALVPSEGTQTAFQHVFEKDGVKVSVCCSNLDYLHFGVLEHGGSHDMFLQGSRTPVSDMPVTAGEAVYRGTWSGTIVNGTSWSAEPSNKEGGNRAEFKVNFAEKTLNGMLTAKDRIAPVFTITATIQGNGFSGVAKTGENGFALDPKNTIDPKRTNIRADVSGGFYGKNAIEMGGSFSGNTLEGESGKAAVVFGTKRQQLVR, encoded by the coding sequence ATGAAAAAATTACTTATTGCCCAAGCAGCCGGCATCCTGCCTGTGCTGCTGCTTTCTGCTTGCGCGGGCGGCGGCAGTTTCGATTTGGACAGCGTGGAAACGAAACAGCGCAACCCACAGTCCGAAGCACCGAAATACCAAGACGAACAGACTGAGAAACCGGTAAAACCCGGTGAAGCGCAGGCGGCGGAAAACGAACGTTCTGCTTACGGTTTTGCAGCCAAAATACCGCGTCGGAATATCCATTTCAACGTGAAGCAGGGGCATCAGCCGCTGTCGGATGCGGATTGGGTGAAATTGGCGGCGGGTGAACCGGATAAGTTTCCCCAAAAGGATGACATTTTTGCGATGGATAAGGGTACGCTGAACGAATCCATCACAACGGGTGACGGCAAAAGCCGCGTGGAAGGATACACGAAATTCAAGTATGTCCGCTCGGGCTATATCTACCGCAACGGTGCCAATAAAATCGATCCCAAAAACAATATCGCCCTTTTCGGTCCGGACGGCTACCTTTTCTACAAAGGCAGCAATCCTTCCCAAGCTCTGCCGACAGGCAAGGCAATTTACAAAGGTACTTGGGATTATGTAACCGATGCCAAGGAAAAACAGAAGTTTCCCCAGTTGGGTAGTCCGCCAGCGGGGGATAGGTACGGGGCTTTGTCTGCCGAGGAAGCGGATGTTTTGCGCAATGAAAGCGAGGCACCGAAAGGTCAGACCGATTTCGGGCTGACCAGCGAGTTTGAGGTGGACTTCGCCGCCAAGACCATGACCGGCGCGCTCTACCGCAATAACCGGATTACCCATAACGAAACCGAAAATAAAACCAAACAAATTAAACGGTACGACATTCAGGCTAACCTGCACGGCAACCGCTTCAAAGGTAAGGCGTTGGCCGCGGATAAAGATACTGGGAACGGTCATCCCTTCGTTTCTGATTCTGACAGTCTGGAAGGTGGTTTCTACGGGCCTCAGGGCGACGAGTTGGGTGGTAAGTTTTTGGCAAACGATAAGAAAGTGCTTGCCGTATTCAGCGCGAAACAGAAAGACGGTGCAGAAAAGCCATTGGCTGAAACCTTTATGGACGTTTACCGCATCGGTGCGGATTTTGTGAAAAAACAGATTGACAGCTTCGGCAACGTGGCCAAACTGCTGATTGACGGCGTGGAGCTTGCGCTTGTGCCGTCCGAAGGCACTCAGACGGCATTCCAGCATGTATTTGAGAAAGACGGCGTGAAGGTGTCGGTATGCTGCTCCAATTTGGATTACCTGCATTTCGGGGTGTTGGAACACGGCGGTTCGCACGATATGTTCCTGCAGGGCAGCCGTACGCCGGTTTCCGATATGCCTGTAACGGCGGGAGAGGCGGTATATCGCGGTACATGGTCGGGTACTATTGTTAATGGTACGAGCTGGAGTGCCGAACCTTCCAATAAGGAAGGCGGTAACCGGGCGGAGTTTAAAGTTAATTTTGCCGAGAAAACCCTCAACGGTATGCTGACGGCGAAAGACCGCATTGCCCCCGTATTCACCATCACTGCCACGATTCAGGGCAACGGTTTTTCAGGTGTGGCGAAAACCGGTGAAAACGGCTTTGCATTAGATCCGAAAAATACCATCGATCCGAAACGAACGAATATCCGTGCAGATGTGTCCGGCGGCTTCTACGGCAAAAACGCCATTGAGATGGGCGGATCGTTCTCCGGAAATACATTGGAGGGAGAAAGCGGCAAGGCGGCAGTGGTATTCGGTACGAAACGCCAACAGCTTGTCCGGTAA
- the murI gene encoding glutamate racemase, with protein MENIGRQRPIGVFDSGIGGLTNVRALMERLPMENIIYFGDTARVPYGTKSKATIEHFSMQIVDFLLEHDVKAMVIACNTIAAVAGQKIRQKTGNMPVLDVISAGAKAALATTRNNKIGIIATNTTVNSNAYARAIHRNNPDTLVRTQAAPLLVPLVEEGWLEHEVTRLTVCEYLKPLLADGIDTLVLGCTHFPLLKPLIGREAGNVALVDSAITTAEETARVLAQEGLLNTDNNNPDYRFYVSDIPLKFRTIGERFLGRTMEQIEMVSLG; from the coding sequence ATGGAAAATATCGGCAGGCAGCGCCCCATCGGTGTTTTTGATTCAGGAATCGGCGGTTTGACCAATGTGCGCGCGCTGATGGAGCGGCTGCCGATGGAAAACATCATTTATTTCGGCGATACGGCGCGTGTGCCTTATGGGACGAAGTCGAAGGCGACCATTGAGCATTTCTCCATGCAGATTGTCGATTTTCTACTGGAACACGATGTTAAGGCGATGGTTATCGCGTGTAATACGATTGCGGCGGTGGCGGGGCAGAAAATCCGTCAAAAGACGGGCAATATGCCTGTGTTGGACGTGATTTCCGCCGGCGCGAAAGCCGCGCTGGCAACGACGCGCAACAATAAAATCGGCATTATCGCCACTAATACGACAGTTAACAGCAATGCTTATGCGCGCGCCATCCATAGGAACAACCCTGATACGCTCGTCCGCACGCAGGCTGCGCCGCTGCTCGTCCCTTTGGTGGAGGAAGGTTGGTTGGAACATGAAGTTACCCGCCTGACCGTATGCGAATACCTCAAACCATTGCTTGCAGACGGTATCGATACGCTGGTGTTGGGCTGCACGCACTTTCCCTTGCTCAAGCCCTTAATCGGCAGGGAGGCGGGCAATGTCGCGTTGGTTGATTCTGCAATTACGACGGCTGAAGAAACAGCACGCGTCCTTGCGCAGGAGGGATTACTCAATACTGACAACAATAATCCCGACTATCGTTTTTATGTCAGCGATATTCCTTTGAAATTCAGAACCATCGGCGAGCGTTTTCTGGGTAGGACGATGGAGCAGATTGAAATGGTGTCTTTGGGTTAG